The Bdellovibrio sp. NC01 genome includes the window AACGAGCTTTGTCGATACGATAAAGTTTTTGCCAGATCAATGAATGCTCATCCGCCGCAATACCCGGGCCCGAATCTGTCACGCGCAAAATCACATTTTCAGTTTGATTGATTGTTTCAATCGTCACGGTACCACCTGGTGGCGTGTACTTGTGCGCATTATCCAACAGATTCGCGATCACACGAGAAATCAGACGTGAATCCACCATCGCCCAATCGTGCTTATCAAGTTTTTGCACGACCTGAATTTCTTTTTCTTCGAAAGCCATTTCGTACAAATTCATCATATCTGTGACTAAATCACTGATGAATTTCTTTTCCAGACGAAGTCTGCGCGAACGATTTTCCGCCTCTGTAATATCAGACAGTACTTGAAGAAAGTTTAAAATCTTATCTGAGTTTTCAAAGCAGCTTTGTAAAGCTTCACGGTAAGACTCAACGTCGCCTTCACTTTGCAGTGCGATTTCCGCACGACCACGCAAACGAGTTACCGGCGTACGAATATCATGGGCCAAGTGATCGAAGGCTTCGCGCAGTCCATTCACCAGATTTTCGATTTTATCGAGCATCTTATTAAAAAGGACTTTCAATTCTTCGAGTTCATCTTCGCTGTTACCAACCGGAACGCGAGTGGCAAAATTACCAGAGTCGATCTTCTTCATCGAGTTGATGACTTCACGTACAGGACTTAGAGTTGAATTCGATAAGAATAGACCACCCAAGAAACCGATAAGGGCCACAGGCAGTAACGACCACCAGAAGATCTTTTGCAGATTGCGCAACTGAGCGCCCAAGCCTTCTGTACTTTTTGCGACGACCAAACGGCTGCCGTCTTTTAAGCTACGACCCAAAACCAAAACGGCTTCGTTGCCGAACTTTTCAGGCAAAGAGAAATCAAAATAGCGCTGTTTCTGATTCGCCAATTCCTTATTCAAAAGATCCATGTCGACTTTGAAGCTTGGGAATGGCTCATGGAAGAAGATCATCTCCCCTTTTGCAGAGAAGACACCGATCAGCAAGCTCGCATCGCGATCGTAGTTCGGGACATACATAAAGTATTCATTGAAGTCCTTGAGACCACGAATTTCGATGCGATTGCTATATTCTTCGAGTTTGCTTTGAAGAATCACACGCTCTTGATCTTGAAGAGCGTGTGTAATTTGAAAATAGAGGTAGCTGAAAATCAGCGTCGAGCTGAGGATCAACACCAAGGAGTACGCGAACGTCAGCTTGGTGCTGATACGGAACAGAGTCGGCTTAAGACGACTTAAGAACATAACCTACACCTCTGACTGTATAGATTAGGCGTGTAGGGAAATCTTTCTCTAACTTGTTTCTCAAACGGCATACAAGTACGTCTACCACGTTTGTCTGTGGATCGAAATCATAATTCCAAACTTCTTTAAGAATAGTTTGTTTACCGATGATTTTATTTGGGTTGCTCATGAAAAGATCTAGAAGAACGAATTCACGTTCTTGAAGGTCCAATTTTCTGCCTGCGCGAACCACATCACGATTCAAGCGGTTCAATTTCAAATCTTGGAAAACCAATTGCGTTACTTCAGAAGCTTTTTGTGCACGCTTCAAAAGATTTTTTACGCGGATTTGAAGTTCAGCCATCGCGAATGGTTTAGTAAGGTAGTCATCACCACCCATGCTCAAACCTTTCAAGCGATCGTCAAGTTCACGAAGTGCACTCAAGATTAGGATTGGTGTGTTCACTTCTTTTTCACGAAGAGATTTAGCAAACGTGTAACCGTCCATTTCTGGAAGCATCAAATCCAAAACGATAATGTCGTAATGGTTTGTTAGCGCTCTTTCGAAAGCACGGCGGCCGTTAGATTCCACTTCGACTTCGCCTTCAAGCTCTCCAAGACCTTGTTTTACGATCGTTGCGATTTCGTTATCGTCTTCAACTACTAAGCATCTCATTGGGAGTCACCTTTGTTACTAGATTGTTAAATCTGGGCACAGTGTATATCAGGTTTGTTTCTAAACAAAAGTGGTAGTTTTAATGATTTCCCTATTATTACAGACATTTAATTACACTAGTGAGTTCTATTGCGCAGATGAAATTCATTAGCCAAGAATCGAGGTTGCCAACGAGAAATTTTGTTTATATTGGCCGGATTAAAGAGGAGAACGCGAGTATTTTGAATAAAAAAAGCGAACTCCGGGTCAAAGAGTTCGCTTAAGACATGGTTTAAGTAATCTACTTCTCGAGCGCTTAATCTTCGCACGATGCGTGCAAAAATTCCGTCAAAGCATCCGCCGATTACAGAGCTCTTACGTTCCTCTCATCAAGGAAAGAGTTCGAGAGTTTTTAGTAATGAGCGAGTGGGTGCTCGCTCATTACTTGTTAATTTAGTTTATTATCTTTTCAACTGAATAACTTCGTTAAGAAGTTCGTCTGTTGTTGTGATTGTCTTCGCATTGGCTTGGAAACCACGTTGATTTTGGATCATGTTTACGAACTCAGTCGCTAGATCCACTGTAGATCTCTCAAGAGATTTCGCGAACAATTTACCACGGCCTGCTGTGCCCGGGCCACCAACTGAAGCGCCACCTGAATCTCTAGATTCTTTCAAACGGTTGTTACCAACTTTGAAAAGAGCTTCCGGATTTTCGAATTTCGCCAAAGCGATTTGTGCTAAGTCTTGTGCTTGACCGTTTGAGTAAACCGCAGTCAACGTACCTTCATCCGAGAATGACAAGTTCGTGATCGTACCAGCCGCCGCACCGTCTTGATGCCAAGAGATAAGGTCAGAGTTTTTACCGTACTGTTTAGTACCTTCCAAACCTTTACCGCCATCTTTAATAGCGTCACCGAAGTTCAACTTGATTTGTTGGCCTTGAAGAGCGCCACCTTTGAAGTTGAAGTTTGCAGAAGACATCACGTTGCTGTCTAGTTTACCGTCAACCGTGAACTCCAATTTACCAGAGCACACTTCAGACATTTTACCTTCTTCGCCGCCAGTAACTTCTTTACCGTCAACCAAGCCTTTGTATTCCCATTGTCTGTCAGCTGTTTTATTGAAGAACAATGACAACAAGTGCTTGTTACCTTGAGAGTCGTACATCTCAACACCTGTAGAGTAGTGAGAAGTCGAATAAGGATCGTTAACGTCGAATTTTTTAGTCGCTTCCATACGAGAATCCAAGTTAAGGTCCAACTTGATTTCTTTAGTCGCTTTAGCTGGGATCAAGGCGCGAGGGAATTTGATATCCGTCATTTTGTTAACAACGTTACCTTTTTCGTCTGTAGCGAAACCTTGAACTTTTTGATTGTCGTTTGTTACTAGGTAACCTTCGCGGTCAAAGTGGAATGAACCATCACGAGTGTATGATTCGCCATCAGAACCTTTTACTTTGAAGTAACCGTCACCAGAGATAGCAAGGTCAGTTACTTTTTCAGTAGCGTCTACGTTACCTTGAGAAAGAATTGGGTTTACGGCACCGATCTTCACACCGCGACCGATTTGGTTACCACCAAGAATACCTTTTAAGTTTTTAGAGATAATATCTTGGAACTCTGCGCGGCTTGCTTTGAAACCGATAGTGTTGGCATTGGCGATATTGTCACCAATAACTCCAAGGGCTTCGCCCTGTGCAGTCATACCAGACACACCCGTGTACAATGAAGAAAGAATACCCATGTGACCTCCATGTCGTTGACGTCTTCAATCGGAATCCGTCGTTTGGAGGGCCTCCTCTGCGAGGACCAGCCCATTTATTTAGTTTTTCTATCCAAGCCTTGAACACATTCTATGTTCTTAGCTTTTTCACTTTATCTGTCTCTTCGGGACAGCTTCAGTGAGCTTTGCGGTTAAATAACTACTGTGGAATCGATGTTCGTGAATACATTTTCTTTCAATGCATTCTTGTCCATCACAGTGACCACTGTGTTATTCTTCACGCTGACGATCAGTGCAGAGTCATTCATTAATACTAATGAATCCTTTGAACCTTTCGCCGCTGCTCTCGAAATCGCGTCTTGCAGCTTCGTGATATCCTCGGGGCTATAACTGATGCCTCGAGTTTTCATGCGCTCAATCGCGTGATTCGAAAACTTCACTCCTTCAGTAGCTTTTGCAAGCCCTTGCGGATTTACTTGATTCAAGTTCTGCGGTTTATTCAAACCACCGACAGAATCGAGTGTATCCTTGAAGGATGGTCCCGTACCACCCAGATCAGGTTGTTTAACCTTACCCGGTTGACTCGGAACGAGTTGATCGAATGTCTGTATCTTCTTTAAGTCAACCATCTTACTTCACAGTCTCCTTGGCGATCTTTTCCATCATGTCGCGAGATAAACCCACCGTATCCATGATCTTAGATTTTGCCGCAGGAGCTGAAGGAGTGGAAGTCTTTTGTACTTCTACATTCGGCTCTTTTCCAGTTTGCGCTGCGACACTATCTTTCTTCAAGTCTAGGTTTGTAACATCATTTACATTCTGGTCGTTTCTCATAAGACGTGGGTCCGTAATCTTTTTCACGTCACGGAAACGAATCGCTTGGTTACCAACGTTAAGGATTGGGCCTTCTGCAGAATAACTCACGCCTGTGATCACTCCGTCGAAGTCAGTTTTGATACCCATCTTCTTACCGTCGCCAGTTTTTGCTTCTGCTAAGAATTGATATTCACCAGCAGCAGCTTTCATACCTTTTTCGTCTTCACCATTCCACGTCAATTTATTTTCGCCCGCTTTCAAACCTTTCAAGTTGTACGTGCGAACAACGTTACCGTCTGCATCGCGCACTTTGATTTGAACTTCGTTCGCTGCCATTGGCAGATTGAAACGGAAATCGTGATCTTTATCATTCACACCGCGCACAACTTTTGATGAATCACCAGCAACTGCTTTGCCGATTAAGTTCAACGCTTGGAAATTTTCTGAAGGCTTTTGTGCGTTCTTCAATTCCTCAAGTGTTTTGTTCATGTTCTGCATTTGCTCGAGTGACGAGAAGTTCGCCAATTGAGCAGCCATCTCATGTGACTTCATCGGATTCGTTGGATCTTGGTTCTTCATTTGCGCAAGCATCAATTTGAAGAAAGCATCTTTATCCAAATTGGGATTGCCCGCTGTACGAGGTTTTTTCGAAGGATCAATCCAGTTAGGATCAGCAAGTTTATTGGCAACCGAGCCAACATCCTCTTCACCGGTTTTTGCTTTGTCTTGGGCACTGAGTGTGTTCATTGTGTTGTTAGTGCTTTCAGGTTTTGCCTGAGTTGCACCGAACGCATTCACTCCCAATTTCGCATTCACCATTGTCATGTACCTTCTCCTTGTACAAATTATGCTACTAAGTTAAGACCAGAACCTTTACCACTCACCGCTCGTGCTGCCGTCTTTGTTGACGAAGTTTCAAGTGGTTGAAGTGGATCTCTGCCTTTGCCGCCATAACCTTTGATATTTTGGAAATCAGCTAAAGCTTCGCGTCGTCCTTGGTTACCAAAGTTATCGTTAAATTGGTTCCAGAACTGACGAGCTTCCCGATGCTGATTTTGTCCATTCATATTCTGCTGGTTATTTTGTGCAGAATTATCCGTCGATGCGGTATTCACCACATCAATCTTAACATTTTCTACTGACAATTTGTGAGCAGCAAGACTGGTTTTCAGTTCAGCTAGACTAGACTCGATCGTCTTCTTAGCTTCCTGAGTATCCGCCGACATTTGCATGTTCACTTTGCCGTCCTGAAGCATAACTTTCAGATGAATTGTTCCCATACCCTCGGGAGTCATTTCAACTTTCACTTCGCCGCCGCCGTTTTTGATCAAGTATTGTGCTTGATTCATCAACTGCTTCACAGCCGCTTCATTTTCAGCCTTGCCCATCTGCTGCGGAGCCACTGGCGCCATTGGAGCCATCGGATCGAATTTCAAGCTTTCACCTTTGATTGGCGGAGCTTGAAGTCCTTCAAGTCCCGTCATCGTTGACTTGAATTCAGCAGATTTCGTTGTCAGTTTTGTTTTCGCAGATTCTTTATCGCCCGCACTTTGTTGGAAGAAGTCTTTAGCATCCTTCATCAACGAATCGCCTTGCGATTGATTCTGCTGTTGTTGCATGAAATCTTTCATCGCATCTTTTGACTGCACCACATTGTTAGCATTCGGACCTAGTAAAGGCTTTTCTGCTTTTGGTGCTGCAAGAGCTTGCGAGAATTCATCCTTCAACTCTGGAGTTTCTTCCGATGCATTTTCAGCACTCGCTTGAGCGGCTGCCGCTTTCTTCGCAGCTAAGGCCGCTAGAAGAGCCGGTGACATCGCATCTTGCATTTGACCTTGCAGGTGCGGTGGAAGCTCTGGAAGTTTCGCTTGCGGTGCTTGTGGCATCGCAGGTTGAGCTTGCGGAGCTTCAATATCCATCTCTGAAGAATCCATCATGTCCAACGCTGCCGTTGGATCTGCGGAATCATCCATAGTGATATTTTGCATCAGATCACCACTTAGATCAGGCATCGCTGTTTGCGCAACCTTTGTATCTTGGGTCATCCAGAATTTTTTATTTAGGTTATCAACGGCAGAACCCATCAGATCTTGTTTCTGTTGAGCCGCGGCCACGCGCATCTGCATGCCTTGTTGAGACATGCTTGCACCCGCCATCATTTCTGGGGCAGGTTTCTGTTGTGGCGTTTGCTGCAATTGCATAAGCATAGAGGCATACATCGCACGAGCTTTATCAGCTTGCGCGTCGTCAAGACCCAATTGCTCAATCACAGCATCTGCTGTTGTTTCAGGGGATTCTTTAAGTTGGCTGTCGTCCAGCTTCGCCATCGCTTCCACAAGTCGTGTGGGAGGGATCTCAAATTCACTCTCGAAGGAGTCCATGAATTCTTTAATGGCTTGTTGTCGATTCGCCGACTTTTTCTTTAAAGTCCCATCTGGTTTCGCAACCTTTTGTTCCGGCTTCTCATCCGTCGCTTTGCGATTCGTGCTTTCTTTCTCTTGTGGATCTTTTGAATCCTTCGAGTCTTTCGCACTCATCTCTTGTTTCGGATTATCCTTAACCTCTTTCGGTGTCGTCGCTAATTTATCTTGCAACGTCTTTCCGAATGAAGATTCGGTTCCGGAGCCTTTGAAGTTCTGCTCTTTCGCTTTCTCGAGCGTAGACTTCAAATCGGTCGCACCCACCATTTGGGGGCCGACTGTTGATAGCAAGTTACTCCTCCTATCTGCGTTTGTACCCAGCGTACTTCTCAGAAATGATCTGAGCTTTTTCTGGTTTAAGTAAATTCATAATATCAGCAGCATTTTTCTTTTTCATACGACCAAGTATTTCAACGACCAAATCCTCGTCCATTGTCTCGAAGATCTTAGCCGCTTGTGGTGGCTTCATATTCGAGTACATCTGTACCAAGGTATCGATCTTCTGGTCGTCAGCCTTGACACGCTCTTCAAGCATTGAAGAGATCTTGCCGCGCATCTCTTCCAATTCTTTGAGGCGTTTATCAAGTTCGGACTTTTGCGCCTGAAGTTCTGATTCTTGACGATTCAATTCTTCTTCGCGTGCATCTAATTCTTTTTTTCTATCGTTCAATTTCGTCAGGTGATCGATATCTTCTGTTGTTAACGCAGAAGATTTCTTTTCACCGTCAGCGGCTTCGTCTTTTTTCTCTGCAGCTGCGGCTTTTTCTTCTGGTTTGGACGGAACGTTTTCAGCAACCGCTTCACCAGTCATTGTGATTTCTACGCGCTTCACCATGCGCTCAACTTCTTCGTGGTTTTGTACTCCCCACAAAGCAAGAAGCAATCCCATAAAGGAAACAGCCATCATTTTCCAAGGAATCGATTTTTTCTTTTTCTTTTTTGGCCCAGACATTTTCATGCGACGGCGGATCTGTTGCTCGATATCTTCAGAGGCTAAATCAAGATGCAAACGTGGAGCAGCAGGATTCTTACGAAACTTAACTCCGCTATTTTCGTCAGCAGCTTTGCGAGCATTTTTAAAGAATTGATCGTATCCGCTTTTCATCTATCTATGATTCCTTCACAGCTTTGAAGCGCAAGATGGTATTTTCATCCATCTCTTTCTGATCTTGAATAGTTCGTTCCGCTTTGTAGGCCTCGAATTTATTCTCGCGCATCTTCTCCATAATTTTATAGTCTAGAGCCGCTTGTCGCAAAATCTCTCTTTTGGCCTCGACCAATTTCTCGACCTGTTGGACTTTTGCGACCTGATGCGCGATGCGAAGCTTTTGACCTGTAAGGAATTCGTGAATTTGTGAGAGTGCTGGACCTTGGGCCCCGCCAGTCTGAGAAAGCATCCCCATGCGGGCACGCGCTTCTTGGACATCCTGATTCATTTTATCGAGAAGGGCTTGTTCTTCATTCAAAACCGCAACGACATCCTGAAAGTCTTTCTGTGCAAGACTTTCCTTCACCTTACGGTGATCCATCACTTTTTGAAGAGGAAATTTAAATTTCAATTAAGCCCTCGCGCTTCCTGCGCTCTTGCTAAATTATGCGTTAATAAGAATCTGCTGCATCATGCGAACAGTGCTGGTGAAGTTCGTTGGATCTTCGACTCTTTGTTTTAAGAAGTCGTTAACCTGATCGATGACTTTCACAGCTTTATCAATCTTTGGATTTGAACCTGGTTTGTAAGCACCAATGTTAATCAAATCTTCAGCGTCTTTATAAACAGCCAAGGTTTCACGCAGCTTTTGTGCAAGCTTCACGTGCTCTGGCGACGAAACGGCTTTCATCACACGACTTGCACTTTGCATGATATCGATCGCCGGGAAGTGGCCGCGAGCAGCCAAGGCACGACTCAAAACAATGTGACCATCGACGATCGAACGAACAGAGTCCCCGATCGGATCATTCATGTCGTCACCCTCTACGAGGGTTGTATAAAAACCTGTGATACTGCCTTCACCTTCGAAAGAACCTGCGCGCTCCAAAAGTTTTGGCAACGTCGCAAATACTGACGGCGTGTAACCTTTTTGTGAAGGTGGTTCGCCCGTGCTAAGACCGATTTCACGTTGTGCCATTGCAAAACGAGTCACCGAATCCATCATCAGAAGAACGTTTTTGCCCTGTGAACAGAAATACTCTGCCAATGCGGTTGCGACATAAGCACCACGCATACGAAGCAAAGGACTTTGATCACTGGTCACACACACAACCACAGAGCGAGCCATCCCCTCTGGTCCCAAATCATGCTCGATAAATTCGCGAACCTCACGGCCACGTTCACCGATCATCGCGATAACGTTTACGTCAGCGCTGGTGTTTCGAGCCATCATCCCCAAAAGGACGGACTTACCCACACCGGAACCTGCCATAATTGCGACACGCTGACCTAGACCGGCGGTTAATGCCCCGTTAATAGAGCGAATACCAACGTCAATAGGTTGTCTAATAGGTCTGCGGGCCAAAGGATTTCTGACTTCGCTGTATAAAGGGATCTCGCGGAAGTTTTCGACTTCGCCTTTGGAATCTAAAGGACGACCCAAACCATCAACCACACGGCCCAAAAGCTCTTCGCCGGCACGAACGGTTGCGATTTGACGAGAAAGAATAATTTTAGAACCTAAAGCGACGCCTCTCATATCGTTGAGGGCCATCATCAAGACGTGTTTGTCTTTAAAACCAACCACTTCAGCTAAGAACGTTTTTTCTGTTCCCGCTGGAGCGATTTGTACGATACTTCCGACGCTAGCGCCTGGAAGGTAGCCCTTGATAAGCATCCCGTTGACCTCTGTCACCTTACCGCTATCGCGAGTTAAGTGAGTGGTGTCTACAAGATCGGAATACTTTTCAAGGTTCAATTCCAATTCAGACATTAACCAGCAATCCTGTCTTTAACTTTAGGCATATTTTCAGAAAGAGTTTTCCAAAGCTGTTCCACACGTTGTTCAACGCGCGCATCGACTTCGCCGTAGTTCGTTTCCACGATACAACCGCCATCAGCCAATTCAGCATTTGGTTCGAAGTGAATCTTTTTAACGAATTCAAATTCACGGCCTGTTTCTTTTTTCAACTCTTCAAGGAAATCGAATTGTGATTGAGAAACATGAACTGTGATTTCTTCTTCATCTTGCGCCAAAGCAACAGCATCACGAAGGATTTGCACCATCGCCTCGTTGTTACCTTCCAATTGTGTTTTCGCTAGGCGAGCTGCCATCTGGAAAGACAATTTCACAAGGTGAGTTTCATTGAACGTCGCCATTTCCGTCTTTAGTTCTTTCACTGCTAAAAGCAATTGATCCAAAGTCGTCATGCGTTCTGCAATTTCAGCGGATACTTTTTCAAAAGCTTCTTTACGACCTTCTTCAAGGCCCAACTCGTAAGCTTGTTGATAAGCCTGCTCTTGAATCTCTTTTAGTTTTTCAAGAGCTGCCGCTTCAATCTTTTCTTCTTCATTTACTTTTTCAACTTGATCGACGCCCGTTTGCACACGAACGGCATCATTCATGCGGAAATCTGATCCACGTTGTTTTTCGTGGACGTAATTCATCGCCTGCTCTGGAGTGCCTAGGTCAAAACGCATTGGAACGAATTCCAACACGGTTTGATCAGCCAACTCTTTAGAGAGGACAGATTTCGCTTTACGTACTGGAGCGCCATTGCTGGCACCGCTATTAGACCATGGCATCTTCCGAACCGCCTCTTGCAATTAGGATCTTTCCTTCTGCTTCCAAACGACGAGCCGCATTTACGATCTCTTGTTGTGCAGATTCTACGTCTGACAGACGAGAAGGTCCCATGTTCGACAAGTCTTCGCGTAACATCTCTGCCGCACGAGCTGAGATATTTTTGAAAACTTTTGTACGAATTTCTTCGCTTGAAGTTTTGAGCGCAAGCAATAGCTTGTCGTTCGGAACTTCTTTGAGAAGCGTTTGGATACCGCGATCGTCGATTTTGACGATATCGTCGAATACGAACATAAGTTTGCGAATCTCTTCCGCAAGAAGAGGATCTTTCTCTTCCAAGCGTGACATGATCGCTGTTTCTGTATTCTTGTCCATAACGTTGAGCATTTCGGCAACTGGTTGAACACCACCAAGGCTGGCTTGTTCGACTGTTGCTGTATTAGATAATTGATTTTTCAATACGCGGTCGATCTCTGCGATCAACTCTGGGTCCACGTGCTCCAAGTTTGCCATACGCAAAACCACTTCCGCTTGAAGTGCTTCTGGAAGACGTTTTAGAACCTCACCTTTTTTCTCTGGCTCAAGATGCGCAAGGATCACCGCAACAGTTTGCGGATGTTCGTTCACTAGGAACGTTGCCAAAGATTTCGCATCGACCATCTCTAGTGATTCCAAAGAACGCGAACCACCCGATGTGATATTCAAACCACCCAGGATACCGCGGGCACGTTCTTCACCCAAAGCATCTACGATTGTATCTTTCGCAGAGATGTCTTCAGAGAAGATATAGTCTTCAGTTTCAGAGATCATTTCATAGTATTCTTCCAACACACGTTTTGTGACGTGAACTGGAACAACACGCAATTTACTCATTTGATTGATAAGCTTGCGGATGTCGGCATCGTCCATACGACGAAGCAAAACCTTCACCGCATCACGGCCCAAGTAATTGATAAGGATTGCGGCCTTATCAAAACCTTTTAGATTTTCATACTCGATATTCTCGGCCTTATGAAGTTTCATTAGCCATCCTTCCTAACAAGCCACATGCCAAACGCGTTCGCTGCTTTTTCTTCATCACGGCTCATTGATGCCATGATACGGTCTTTCAGCAATTCACTTTCAGCCTTCTCTGGGTCGATAGATTCCTGCAGAACAGGAAGAGCGGTCGACATACCAGGAAGAGAGTTATCAACGGACTGCAATTCTTCCAATTCCTCGATCGTACGTGGCAACATTTCCTCAACAGAGTCTTGGAAGCTGTCTGTAATCCATTGCATGAATGGACGAACCACGATGAAGAAGAACAACGCCAAAGAGAAACCTAGCAAAGCCCATTTGAACAATGCATGGATCAACTTTTTACGCTCAAGCGTCGTCAAGATTTTCTCTGCTTCAGAGAAGTCTTCTGGTTGGAACTGGATCGTTTCGATTTTTACACTGTCACCGCGAGCGGCATTGAAACCGATAGCACTTTTAACAAGGTCTTCGTATTTCTTAACTTCTTCAGCAGAACGAGGTGCCCATTTAGTTTCAGTTGTGCCATCAGGTTTCGTTGTTGTTGTCGCGATTCCATCAACGACAACCGCAACACTGACACGCTCAAGATTGCCGGCAGTTTCTCTGATATTACGAACTGTTTTAGGCACTTCGTAATTCACTGTCTTCAATTCTTTTTTAACGTCTTGTTTGAAACCAACTTGGCCGCTGTTATCTTCAGCACCCGGGATATTTGAACGAGAACCCGGAACACCTGAAGGATTTGTTCTTGCGCCATCCAAAGATTCTTCTTCAGATTGTTGCGATTTGATTGCTGTTTTATCTGGATCAACAAGTTCTTCTACGGAAGAGATCACACGGTGATTCAAAGTCGCATCGACTTTCGCTACCACTTTCGCATGACCAACGACTTTAGAAAGAATGTCTTCAATACGACCTTCAAGATCGCGCTCTACTTTTGCTTTCAAATCTAGCAATTCGTTGGAACCACCCGTTGAACCATCAGAAGTACGAGTCAAAACTTTACCGCGTTCATCAAGAACCGCGACTTTATCTGGGTCCATACCTTCAACGGCATTTGCCACTAGGTAACGGATACCACGAACTTGATCAGGGGAAAGTTCTTTACCTTGGTGAAGTTCAACAACGACAGACGCCGATGGTTGACCGCCTTCTTCAAGGAACGTTTTTTTGTTTGGAAGAGCTAAGATAACTTTAGATTGTTTTACCGCTGTCAAAGTGTTGATGGCTCTCATCAACTCACCTTGAAGAGCACGTTGGTAATTGATTTTCTGAGCGTAAGAGTTCACGCCGAAATCTTGTTTGTCGAAAAGCTCAAGACCGATGTTACCCATTTTTGGAGAACCGATCTCTGCCATCAACGTCATTTGCGTTGAGTGCAAAAGCTCTTTAGGGATTGCGACTGTTTTACCGCCATCACGAAGTTGGAAAGGAATATTTTTTTCGTTCAACTTCGCAACGATAGAAGAAACTTGTTCCGTAGGGATGTTCGTAAACAATGGAACATAGTCTTTACCTGATGCCATGAAAAGCATCGTACACAACGCCACAAGCGCGATAACTGTAACCGCGATGACTGAAAGCCTCTTGGTTGGACCCAGATTTTTAAAGAACTCACGAAACTGGACAACCAATCCACCGAAAATTTTGTTCAAAGCGATCCCCTTCTACTTAGAACTCTGCTGCATCCGAAAACTTTTAAAATAAACTTAGAACTAAACCTGCATCTTCATGACTTCTTGGTA containing:
- a CDS encoding flagellar hook-length control protein FliK; its protein translation is MLSTVGPQMVGATDLKSTLEKAKEQNFKGSGTESSFGKTLQDKLATTPKEVKDNPKQEMSAKDSKDSKDPQEKESTNRKATDEKPEQKVAKPDGTLKKKSANRQQAIKEFMDSFESEFEIPPTRLVEAMAKLDDSQLKESPETTADAVIEQLGLDDAQADKARAMYASMLMQLQQTPQQKPAPEMMAGASMSQQGMQMRVAAAQQKQDLMGSAVDNLNKKFWMTQDTKVAQTAMPDLSGDLMQNITMDDSADPTAALDMMDSSEMDIEAPQAQPAMPQAPQAKLPELPPHLQGQMQDAMSPALLAALAAKKAAAAQASAENASEETPELKDEFSQALAAPKAEKPLLGPNANNVVQSKDAMKDFMQQQQNQSQGDSLMKDAKDFFQQSAGDKESAKTKLTTKSAEFKSTMTGLEGLQAPPIKGESLKFDPMAPMAPVAPQQMGKAENEAAVKQLMNQAQYLIKNGGGEVKVEMTPEGMGTIHLKVMLQDGKVNMQMSADTQEAKKTIESSLAELKTSLAAHKLSVENVKIDVVNTASTDNSAQNNQQNMNGQNQHREARQFWNQFNDNFGNQGRREALADFQNIKGYGGKGRDPLQPLETSSTKTAARAVSGKGSGLNLVA
- a CDS encoding flagellar hook assembly protein FlgD, with product MTMVNAKLGVNAFGATQAKPESTNNTMNTLSAQDKAKTGEEDVGSVANKLADPNWIDPSKKPRTAGNPNLDKDAFFKLMLAQMKNQDPTNPMKSHEMAAQLANFSSLEQMQNMNKTLEELKNAQKPSENFQALNLIGKAVAGDSSKVVRGVNDKDHDFRFNLPMAANEVQIKVRDADGNVVRTYNLKGLKAGENKLTWNGEDEKGMKAAAGEYQFLAEAKTGDGKKMGIKTDFDGVITGVSYSAEGPILNVGNQAIRFRDVKKITDPRLMRNDQNVNDVTNLDLKKDSVAAQTGKEPNVEVQKTSTPSAPAAKSKIMDTVGLSRDMMEKIAKETVK
- a CDS encoding TIGR02530 family flagellar biosynthesis protein, translating into MVDLKKIQTFDQLVPSQPGKVKQPDLGGTGPSFKDTLDSVGGLNKPQNLNQVNPQGLAKATEGVKFSNHAIERMKTRGISYSPEDITKLQDAISRAAAKGSKDSLVLMNDSALIVSVKNNTVVTVMDKNALKENVFTNIDSTVVI
- a CDS encoding flagellar hook protein FlgE, translating into MGILSSLYTGVSGMTAQGEALGVIGDNIANANTIGFKASRAEFQDIISKNLKGILGGNQIGRGVKIGAVNPILSQGNVDATEKVTDLAISGDGYFKVKGSDGESYTRDGSFHFDREGYLVTNDNQKVQGFATDEKGNVVNKMTDIKFPRALIPAKATKEIKLDLNLDSRMEATKKFDVNDPYSTSHYSTGVEMYDSQGNKHLLSLFFNKTADRQWEYKGLVDGKEVTGGEEGKMSEVCSGKLEFTVDGKLDSNVMSSANFNFKGGALQGQQIKLNFGDAIKDGGKGLEGTKQYGKNSDLISWHQDGAAAGTITNLSFSDEGTLTAVYSNGQAQDLAQIALAKFENPEALFKVGNNRLKESRDSGGASVGGPGTAGRGKLFAKSLERSTVDLATEFVNMIQNQRGFQANAKTITTTDELLNEVIQLKR
- a CDS encoding response regulator transcription factor, which translates into the protein MRCLVVEDDNEIATIVKQGLGELEGEVEVESNGRRAFERALTNHYDIIVLDLMLPEMDGYTFAKSLREKEVNTPILILSALRELDDRLKGLSMGGDDYLTKPFAMAELQIRVKNLLKRAQKASEVTQLVFQDLKLNRLNRDVVRAGRKLDLQEREFVLLDLFMSNPNKIIGKQTILKEVWNYDFDPQTNVVDVLVCRLRNKLEKDFPTRLIYTVRGVGYVLKSS
- a CDS encoding ATP-binding protein, whose amino-acid sequence is MFLSRLKPTLFRISTKLTFAYSLVLILSSTLIFSYLYFQITHALQDQERVILQSKLEEYSNRIEIRGLKDFNEYFMYVPNYDRDASLLIGVFSAKGEMIFFHEPFPSFKVDMDLLNKELANQKQRYFDFSLPEKFGNEAVLVLGRSLKDGSRLVVAKSTEGLGAQLRNLQKIFWWSLLPVALIGFLGGLFLSNSTLSPVREVINSMKKIDSGNFATRVPVGNSEDELEELKVLFNKMLDKIENLVNGLREAFDHLAHDIRTPVTRLRGRAEIALQSEGDVESYREALQSCFENSDKILNFLQVLSDITEAENRSRRLRLEKKFISDLVTDMMNLYEMAFEEKEIQVVQKLDKHDWAMVDSRLISRVIANLLDNAHKYTPPGGTVTIETINQTENVILRVTDSGPGIAADEHSLIWQKLYRIDKARSEYGMGLGLTFVKAVVEAHEGKVSVKSPVKDGHGTEFEVILQKMA